In a genomic window of Neoarius graeffei isolate fNeoGra1 chromosome 13, fNeoGra1.pri, whole genome shotgun sequence:
- the dhx35 gene encoding probable ATP-dependent RNA helicase DHX35 produces MAAPHSIMKFWKPGAEGPGVCEERELNTEPSGTAVIYNPHSALSVEKQRQKLPVFKHRNNVLYMVESFQTVVILGETGSGKSTQIPQYLLEAGWAAEGKVIGVTQPRRVAATSVASRVAEERGAFLGHEVGYTIRFDDCSDPQATRIKFLTDGMLVREMMADPLLKKYSVLMLDEAHERTLYTDIAIGLLKKIQRKRRDLRLIVASATLDAKKFHDFFNLNETGDPSKDTCGILTVEGRTFPVDVFYTVSPVPDYVKATVETVMKIHEAEDDGDVLVFLTGQDEVEKVVSMLQDQARSLSRHGMKKHLRVLPMYAGLPYSEQLKVFERLPPTVRKVVAATNIAETSITINGIAFVIDCAFVKLRCYNPLTAIESLVVTPISKASASQRAGRGGRNRPGKCFRLYTEEDFEKLPESTVPEMQRSNLAPVILQLKALGIDNVLRFSFLSPPPAQTMVQALELLFALGGLDQYGCLTEPTGVRMAEFPLSPMFAKMLLESGNFGCSKEIITIAAMMQIQNVFVVPSNQKKAAARQHRKFAVAEGDHLTMLNVYEAFVKHQKSSQWCQEHFLNYKGLLRAMTVREQLRRLLNKFKVPRTSSEGDPDVILRCIVSGFFANAARLHHSGSYRTLRDDRELHIHPNSVLYGEKPPKWVVFNEVIQTSKYYMRDVTAVESSWLVELAPHFYKQATHGSLGSKRSKVF; encoded by the exons GGGCCGAGGGGCCGGGAGTGTGTGAGGAGAGGGAGCTGAACACGGAGCCGAGTGGCACCGCCGTCATCTACAACCCTCACAGCGCTCTGTCTGTGGAGAAACAGAGGCAGAAGCTGCCCGTCTTTAAG CACAGGAACAACGTCCTGTACATGGTGGAAAGCTTTCAGACCGTGGTGATCCTGGGTGAGACCGGCTCGGGGAAGAGCACCCAGATTCCTCAG tacCTCCTGGAGGCCGGATGGGCCGCAGAGGGGAAGGTAATCGGCGTGACTCAGCCTCGGAGAGTCGCCGCTACATCG GTGGCCAGTCGGGTAGCAGAGGAACGTGGGGCGTTTTTGGGGCACGAGGTGGGATATACCATCCGCTTTGACGACTGCTCAGATCCTCAGGCCACCCGAATAAAG TTCCTCACTGACGGGATGTTGGTCAGGGAGATGATGGCCGACCCGCTGCTCAAAAAGTACAG TGTCCTCATGTTGGACGAGGCCCATGAGAGGACTCTCTACACCGACATCGCCATCGGCCTTCTCAAGAAG AttcagaggaagaggagagacctGCGACTTATCGTCGCGTCCGCTACACTGGATGCCAAG AAATTTCATGACTTTTTTAACCTGAATGAAACGGGAGACCCGAGTAAGGACACGTGCGGGATCCTGACTGTCGAGGGCCGCACATTCCCTGTGGATGTTTTCTACACAGTCAG tCCAGTTCCAGATTACGTAAAGGCCACCGTGGAAACTGTCATGAAGATTCATGAAGCTGAGGATGACGGAGACGTGCTGGTGTTCCTCAccggacag GACGAGGTGGAGAAGGTGGTGTCCATGCTGCAGGATCAGGCTCGCTCTCTGTCTCGTCACGGTATGAAGAAACATCTGCGCGTCCTTCCCATGTACGCCGGCCTGCCTTACTCCGAGCAGCTGAAAGTGTTCGAACGGCTGCCACCTACTGTCCGAAAG GTGGTGGCCGCCACTAACATCGCCGAGACGTCCATCACCATCAACGGCATCGCGTTCGTGATCGACTGTGCATTTGTCAAGCTGCGATGCTACAACCCCCTGACAGCCATCGAGTCTCTGGTAGTGACGCCCATCTCCAAAGCCTCGGCGTCTCAGAGAGCAGGAAGAGGAGGACGTAACCGGCCCGGGAAATGTTTCCGCCTTTACACAG AGGAAGACTTCGAGAAGCTTCCGGAGAGCACTGTGCCCGAGATGCAGCGCAGTAATTTGGCTCCGGTGATCCTCCAGCTCAAAGCTCTGGGCATCGACAACGTTCTGCGCTTCAGCTTCCTGTCT CCTCCCCCGGCTCAGACCATGGTGCAGGCGTTGGAGTTGCTCTTCGCTCTCGGCG GTCTGGATCAGTACGGGTGTCTGACGGAGCCGACGGGGGTCCGTATGGCCGAGTTCCCGCTCAGCCCCATGTTCGCCAAGATGCTCCTTGAATCCGGAAACTTTGGCTGCTCCAAAGAGATCATCACCATCGCCGCCATGATGCAGATCCAGAACGTGTTTGTGGTGCCATCCAATCAGAAGAAAGCAGCC GCGCGTCAGCACAGGAAGTTCGCTGTGGCTGAAGGTGATCATCTGACCATGCTGAATGTCTACGAGGCCTTCGTGAAG CACCAGAAGAGTTCTCAGTGGTGTCAGGAGCACTTCCTGAACTATAAGGGTCTGCTGCGGGCCATGACGGTGCGAGAGCAGCTCCGTCGCCTGCTCAACAAGTTCAAGGTTCCTCGAACCTCCAGTGAAG GTGACCCAGATGTGATTCTGAGGTGCATCGTGTCCGGGTTCTTTGCTAACGCGGCTCGCTTGCATCACTCCGGATCCTACAG GACTTTACGGGATGACCGGGAACTTCACATTCATCCCAACTCTGTGCTTTACGGAGAGAAACCTCCAAAATG GGTGGTGTTTAACGAGGTGATTCAGACCTCCAAGTACTACATGCGAGACGTGACTGCGGTGGAATCGTCCTGGCTGGTGGAATTGGCACCTCATTTTTATAAACAGGCCACG CACGGCTCTCTGGGAAGCAAACGCTCCAAAGTCTTCTGA